Proteins encoded within one genomic window of Deinococcus metallilatus:
- a CDS encoding YeeE/YedE family protein, with protein MTELLDFLRSPWPWYVGGPLIGLTVPLLLWLGNKPFGISSNLRHACAILLPDRAKPGFFKYNWRAEKWNLMFAAGLVLGGFVAGVLLANPEPARLSAAGVRSIQELGVQVRPGLVPAELADPGNPGVWLLLAVSGLLVGFGTRYGGGCTSGHAITGLATLQGPSLIATVSFFAGGILSANLLLPLFLTVIR; from the coding sequence ATGACTGAACTGCTCGACTTCCTGCGCTCGCCCTGGCCCTGGTACGTGGGTGGCCCCCTGATCGGCCTGACCGTGCCGCTGCTGCTGTGGCTGGGCAACAAACCTTTTGGCATCTCCTCCAACCTGCGCCACGCCTGCGCGATCCTGCTGCCTGACCGCGCCAAACCCGGCTTCTTCAAATACAACTGGCGGGCCGAGAAGTGGAACCTGATGTTCGCCGCCGGCCTGGTGCTGGGCGGCTTCGTGGCCGGTGTGCTGCTCGCCAATCCTGAGCCTGCCCGGCTGAGTGCCGCCGGGGTGCGGTCCATCCAGGAGCTGGGCGTGCAGGTCCGTCCCGGCCTCGTTCCCGCCGAACTGGCCGACCCGGGCAACCCGGGCGTGTGGCTGCTGCTGGCCGTCTCTGGCCTGCTGGTGGGCTTCGGCACCCGCTACGGGGGCGGTTGCACCTCCGGGCACGCCATCACCGGTCTCGCCACCCTGCAAGGCCCCTCGCTCATCGCCACCGTGTCCTTCTTCGCGGGCGGCATCCTCAGCGCGAACCTCCTCCTGCCCCTCTTCCTGACGGTGATCCGGTGA
- a CDS encoding DUF6691 family protein, whose amino-acid sequence MHAEPSSSARTATGLLAYLLVGLSFGIVLVKSEAASWYRIQEMFRFESFHMFGLIGSAVLTGLVTTAMLRRSGVKSRDGQTIRVTDKEKGWRRYVFGGLTFGVGWGLAGVCPGPIFTLLGAGVWPMLVVLLFALLGTWAYGALQTRLPH is encoded by the coding sequence GTGCACGCCGAGCCCTCTTCCTCCGCCCGCACGGCCACCGGCCTGCTGGCCTACCTGCTCGTGGGCCTGTCCTTCGGCATCGTCCTCGTCAAGTCCGAGGCGGCGAGCTGGTACCGCATCCAGGAGATGTTTCGCTTCGAGTCGTTCCACATGTTCGGCCTGATCGGCTCGGCGGTCCTCACCGGACTGGTGACGACCGCCATGCTGCGGCGCAGCGGTGTGAAAAGCCGGGACGGGCAGACCATCCGCGTCACGGACAAGGAAAAGGGCTGGCGCCGCTACGTGTTCGGCGGCCTGACCTTCGGGGTGGGGTGGGGACTGGCGGGCGTGTGCCCGGGTCCGATCTTCACGCTGCTGGGCGCCGGAGTCTGGCCTATGCTGGTCGTGCTCCTGTTCGCCCTGCTGGGCACCTGGGCGTACGGCGCCCTGCAGACCAGGCTGCCCCACTGA
- a CDS encoding AI-2E family transporter, with product MSGNAFALVWRNPYVRAPVFFGLIALALWLARDLAPVLTVGLTAYLIAYLSHPLLTWLERRRLRRGVGIGVVLLIALALAALASSLLVAVGTQLIDLAGRLPAVAQDVSRFVDGWLAARPNLPWTAGLRAQLTTLINSSTAMLSRDALPFLQGLLAPGGPLLGRLFGVANTLAQSVAVLILSVYMMQDYEKIGHTLLGLLPRPWQPLALDLSRGVEQSVGGYVRGQVVIALAIGTLVALGLALIGVPSALALGFLAGVFNLVPYLGVVIALVPALLLAAPLGWLKLALVVGLFLLGNQLEGHLLSPLILGRSTNLHPVTVALSILVGLHLLGLVGALVAVPLAALGKLLLARYYYPSRLYQGGP from the coding sequence TTGTCCGGCAACGCTTTCGCGCTCGTGTGGCGCAATCCCTACGTGCGCGCGCCCGTGTTTTTCGGCCTGATCGCCCTGGCGCTCTGGCTGGCCCGCGACCTGGCGCCCGTGCTCACGGTGGGCCTGACCGCCTACCTGATCGCCTATCTCTCCCACCCGCTGCTGACCTGGCTGGAGCGCCGGCGCCTGCGGCGTGGCGTGGGCATCGGCGTGGTGCTCCTGATCGCGCTCGCGCTCGCGGCGCTGGCCTCCTCGCTCCTGGTGGCCGTCGGGACGCAGCTCATCGACCTTGCGGGGCGCCTGCCGGCGGTCGCCCAGGATGTCAGCCGCTTCGTGGACGGCTGGCTGGCCGCACGCCCGAACCTGCCCTGGACCGCCGGGCTGCGCGCCCAGCTCACCACCCTGATCAACAGCAGCACGGCCATGCTGTCGCGGGACGCGCTGCCGTTCCTGCAAGGCCTGCTCGCCCCGGGCGGCCCGCTGCTGGGAAGGCTCTTCGGGGTGGCGAACACCCTGGCGCAGAGCGTGGCCGTCCTGATCCTGAGCGTGTACATGATGCAGGACTACGAGAAGATCGGCCACACCCTGCTGGGCCTGCTGCCGCGCCCGTGGCAGCCGCTGGCGCTCGACCTGTCGCGCGGGGTGGAGCAATCGGTGGGCGGGTACGTGCGCGGGCAGGTGGTGATCGCCCTCGCCATCGGGACCCTGGTCGCCCTGGGCCTCGCGTTGATCGGCGTGCCGTCCGCGCTCGCGCTGGGCTTCCTGGCGGGGGTCTTCAACCTGGTGCCGTACCTGGGGGTGGTGATCGCGCTCGTCCCCGCGCTGCTGCTCGCCGCGCCGCTGGGGTGGCTCAAGCTCGCGCTGGTCGTGGGGCTCTTCCTGCTCGGCAACCAGCTCGAAGGGCACCTGCTCTCGCCCCTGATCCTCGGCCGGTCCACCAACCTCCACCCCGTCACCGTCGCCCTGAGCATCCTAGTGGGGCTGCATCTGCTGGGCCTGGTGGGGGCGCTGGTGGCCGTCCCCCTGGCCGCCCTCGGGAAGCTGCTGCTGGCGAGGTACTACTACCCCAGCCGCCTGTACCAGGGAGGGCCCTGA
- a CDS encoding heparan-alpha-glucosaminide N-acetyltransferase domain-containing protein, with translation MRPMSWATRTACPAPSPDLPATARSSRLLALDAWRGLTVLLMLLANNVALGGQTPAQLQHAPFGGVTLTDLVFPWFLFCAGAALPFAGAAMRRVNLTGFARVRRLAGRAALLSLVGAFLTSVTTGRFMLGLGVLQLIALSTLLAALLEGWRVRWQALAAAVLLGAYAAFLLWVPHAAGRGVLGETAHPVQAVNAWLTPLGLRGLPSVVPTTALVLLGSLAARPLQARRASAPATLLGLGLAWSAAGYAWAASGALPLSKALWTPPYLLYAAGLGTLGLLAMFLIGDAGRLPGGARLLAPLTVPGRNALAAYVLPILVKVWVLQGLTVPWAGTPQPMQGALLTLARGQFGGFWGGWTYTLGYVLAVWLGLAWLARRGLIRKL, from the coding sequence ATGCGACCGATGTCCTGGGCCACCCGGACGGCCTGTCCAGCGCCGTCCCCGGACCTCCCGGCCACGGCGCGCTCCTCCCGGCTGCTGGCCCTCGACGCCTGGCGAGGTCTCACCGTCCTCCTGATGCTGCTCGCCAACAACGTCGCCCTGGGGGGCCAGACGCCCGCGCAACTCCAGCACGCGCCGTTCGGCGGGGTGACCCTCACCGACCTGGTGTTTCCCTGGTTCCTCTTCTGCGCCGGTGCCGCCCTGCCGTTCGCCGGCGCGGCCATGCGCCGGGTGAATCTGACCGGGTTCGCGCGCGTCCGGCGGCTGGCGGGCCGCGCGGCCCTGCTCTCCCTCGTGGGGGCGTTCCTGACCAGCGTGACCACGGGGCGCTTCATGCTGGGCCTGGGCGTGTTGCAACTGATCGCCCTGTCCACCCTCCTGGCGGCGCTGCTGGAGGGCTGGCGGGTCCGCTGGCAGGCCCTGGCCGCCGCCGTCCTGCTGGGCGCGTACGCCGCCTTCCTGCTCTGGGTGCCCCACGCGGCCGGGCGGGGCGTCCTGGGAGAGACCGCCCACCCCGTGCAGGCCGTGAATGCCTGGCTCACGCCGCTGGGGCTGCGGGGGCTGCCGTCCGTCGTGCCGACGACCGCCCTGGTGCTGCTGGGCAGCCTCGCCGCGCGGCCCCTGCAAGCGAGGCGGGCGAGTGCCCCCGCCACGCTCCTGGGGCTGGGCCTGGCCTGGAGCGCCGCCGGGTACGCCTGGGCCGCCAGCGGTGCGTTGCCCCTGAGCAAGGCGCTGTGGACGCCGCCCTACCTGCTGTACGCCGCGGGGCTCGGGACCCTCGGGCTGCTGGCGATGTTCCTGATCGGCGACGCCGGTCGCCTGCCGGGGGGCGCGCGGCTGCTCGCGCCCCTCACCGTTCCCGGGCGCAATGCCCTCGCGGCCTATGTGCTGCCCATCCTCGTCAAGGTCTGGGTCTTGCAGGGCCTCACGGTCCCCTGGGCGGGGACCCCCCAGCCCATGCAGGGCGCCCTGCTGACCCTCGCCCGCGGGCAGTTCGGCGGATTCTGGGGAGGCTGGACCTACACCCTGGGTTACGTCCTCGCCGTGTGGCTGGGCCTCGCCTGGCTGGCCCGGCGCGGGCTGATCAGGAAACTCTGA
- a CDS encoding mechanosensitive ion channel domain-containing protein produces the protein MASAPAREPWWPVVVSGLLFLLSPSILEELQPNLTSRRLSAALLLVGGLLLARGVSLLARRALVRAGTPHRLPALRLVHLLMLVAVTLVALGAGGFRLTGLLAGGTVLTVVLGLAAQSLLANVMSGMVLTSSRAFRVGDRVTVRSWAFGGIEYGGEVRDLTLTHTVLSGAAGVIKVPNARFLDATLIVHPGGSQGVTVKLPPGVSLADAGAVLGPDDRLVPVALSEAGWETVIYVAPDDAGRAVLADLARLVNAHTATPPGSTAS, from the coding sequence GTGGCGTCCGCCCCCGCCCGTGAGCCCTGGTGGCCCGTCGTTGTCTCCGGTCTGCTGTTCCTGCTCAGCCCGTCGATCCTCGAGGAGTTGCAGCCGAACCTGACCAGCCGCCGCCTCTCGGCCGCGCTGCTGCTCGTCGGCGGCCTGCTGCTGGCCCGCGGCGTGTCCCTACTGGCCCGCCGGGCGCTGGTGCGCGCGGGCACGCCGCACCGGTTGCCCGCCCTGCGGCTCGTCCATCTGCTGATGCTCGTCGCCGTGACCCTGGTCGCGCTGGGCGCCGGGGGGTTCCGGCTGACGGGGCTGCTCGCCGGGGGCACGGTGCTGACGGTCGTGCTGGGCCTGGCCGCGCAGTCCCTGCTGGCCAACGTCATGTCGGGCATGGTGCTGACCTCCAGCCGCGCCTTTCGTGTGGGCGACCGGGTCACCGTCCGTTCCTGGGCCTTCGGCGGCATCGAGTATGGCGGGGAGGTCCGCGACCTTACCCTCACGCACACGGTGCTGTCCGGCGCGGCGGGCGTGATCAAGGTCCCCAACGCCCGCTTCCTCGACGCCACCCTGATCGTCCACCCCGGAGGGTCACAGGGCGTCACGGTCAAGCTGCCGCCGGGCGTGAGTCTGGCTGATGCTGGAGCGGTGCTCGGGCCGGACGACCGGTTGGTCCCGGTGGCCCTGTCGGAGGCGGGTTGGGAGACCGTGATCTACGTCGCGCCCGACGACGCGGGCCGCGCCGTCCTCGCGGACCTGGCCCGGCTCGTGAACGCCCACACGGCGACGCCACCTGGCTCAACCGCCTCCTGA
- a CDS encoding PepSY domain-containing protein, whose product MNKNTRTVLLALATSAAVAVPLAGYAFAQTTPAARTTVAQAQTGTQNEGAEGSEQNEPPAYRGSIQLPAEQPGTEVPDAQEEAQLRALAKITPQQASQAAQAAVPGTVTSVKLEDEDGSLVYAVVIGQTEVKVDAGNGQVLHQEAADNENGGGEQEGSETGETGN is encoded by the coding sequence ATGAACAAGAACACCCGCACCGTCCTGCTCGCCCTCGCCACCTCCGCCGCCGTCGCCGTGCCGCTCGCCGGGTACGCCTTCGCGCAGACCACCCCGGCCGCCCGCACGACGGTCGCCCAGGCCCAGACCGGCACCCAGAACGAGGGCGCCGAGGGCAGCGAGCAGAACGAGCCCCCGGCCTACCGGGGCAGCATCCAGCTTCCCGCCGAGCAGCCGGGCACGGAGGTCCCGGATGCCCAGGAAGAGGCGCAGTTGCGCGCCCTCGCCAAGATCACCCCGCAGCAGGCCAGCCAGGCCGCCCAGGCCGCCGTGCCCGGCACGGTCACGAGCGTGAAGCTCGAGGACGAGGACGGCAGCCTGGTGTACGCCGTGGTGATCGGCCAGACCGAGGTCAAGGTCGACGCCGGCAACGGCCAGGTGCTGCACCAGGAGGCCGCCGACAACGAGAATGGGGGGGGCGAGCAGGAGGGCAGCGAGACGGGCGAGACAGGCAACTGA
- a CDS encoding polysaccharide deacetylase family protein — protein MRRALPLLLLTVALTPPSLAQTVPVRPAPIPRVSAPGAAQPTAPGTRPTPVIPTLRLTPAIPEVRRVEVLGNGFMRAAHALVLLPDREATGQRALDLAVESALRTFRAAPDLGEVDVSVYRAEGYRGFGGPLPLLTLSVPRGRLQTFRAEVTDGRYDRLWTNPSATPPEPELTPSEEIERLPVFFGTEADLLRQRLDQLLSQTRGGVRGGLLYKGDPTRRQVALTFDDVPHPMYFPLVLDLLRREGARATFFVIGRNAEAYPYFVRDLVAQGHELGNHTYHHVRLPRLTDAQITRELQTTSELLTRLTGQPVRYFRPPGGEYSARVLNLARGLGLTTVFWTDDPGDFANPGVETVEARFARNLRPGGIILLHDNAPDGLAALPDLLKVAREKGYRVDTAGAFTR, from the coding sequence ATGCGACGCGCCCTGCCGCTCCTGCTCCTCACGGTCGCCCTGACCCCGCCCTCCCTGGCCCAGACGGTGCCCGTCCGTCCTGCTCCCATCCCGAGGGTGTCCGCGCCGGGCGCGGCGCAGCCGACGGCGCCCGGCACCCGGCCCACCCCGGTCATCCCCACCCTGCGCCTGACGCCGGCCATCCCGGAGGTGCGCCGGGTGGAGGTGCTGGGCAACGGCTTCATGCGCGCCGCCCACGCGCTGGTGCTGCTGCCAGACCGGGAGGCCACCGGGCAGCGCGCGCTCGACCTCGCCGTCGAGAGCGCCCTGCGGACCTTCCGCGCCGCGCCCGACCTGGGCGAGGTGGACGTGAGCGTCTACCGCGCCGAGGGATACCGGGGCTTCGGCGGCCCACTGCCCCTGCTCACCCTGTCGGTGCCGCGCGGCCGGTTGCAAACCTTCCGGGCCGAGGTCACGGACGGCCGCTACGACCGGCTCTGGACCAACCCCAGCGCGACCCCTCCCGAGCCCGAACTCACCCCCAGCGAGGAGATCGAACGCCTCCCGGTGTTCTTCGGCACCGAGGCGGACCTGCTGCGCCAGCGCCTCGACCAGCTCCTGTCCCAGACGCGCGGAGGGGTGCGGGGCGGCCTGCTGTACAAGGGGGACCCCACGAGGCGCCAGGTGGCCCTCACCTTCGACGACGTGCCCCACCCGATGTACTTCCCGCTGGTGCTCGACCTGTTGCGACGGGAAGGGGCGCGGGCCACCTTCTTCGTGATCGGCCGCAACGCGGAAGCCTACCCGTACTTCGTCCGCGACCTGGTGGCCCAGGGGCACGAACTCGGCAACCACACCTACCACCACGTGCGGCTGCCCCGGCTCACCGACGCGCAGATCACCCGGGAGTTGCAGACCACCAGCGAGTTGCTCACGCGGCTCACCGGCCAGCCGGTGCGGTACTTCCGGCCCCCGGGCGGGGAGTACAGCGCCCGGGTCCTGAACCTCGCCCGGGGCCTGGGGCTGACCACCGTGTTCTGGACGGACGACCCGGGCGACTTCGCCAACCCCGGCGTGGAGACGGTGGAGGCCCGCTTCGCGCGCAACCTGCGGCCCGGCGGCATCATCCTGCTGCACGACAACGCGCCGGACGGCCTGGCCGCCCTGCCCGACCTGCTGAAGGTGGCGCGGGAGAAGGGCTACCGGGTGGACACCGCCGGCGCCTTCACCCGGTGA
- a CDS encoding DedA family protein — MNLPGWLASLDPTLLNAATFGLLTLEGAGVPGVPGVIPMLAQSAMIDAGRTTLEAALFWGVLGNWGGSLLGYAAGRWGGHRLPARWTRSLQGERTQALLDRWGAGVIILSRTVGSLRTPITLGAGAARYPFPRFVLFSLLGALLHVGVWQVVLWRFGPALLPRLQRAGAEVAAGLAVALVLGLGWLWIRRRQRGGSAA; from the coding sequence GTGAACCTGCCCGGGTGGCTGGCCTCGCTCGATCCCACCCTGCTGAACGCGGCCACCTTCGGGCTCCTGACCCTGGAGGGCGCGGGCGTCCCGGGGGTGCCCGGGGTGATCCCGATGCTGGCACAGTCGGCGATGATCGACGCGGGCCGCACGACACTGGAGGCCGCGCTCTTCTGGGGCGTCCTCGGCAACTGGGGCGGCAGCCTGCTGGGCTACGCCGCCGGTCGCTGGGGCGGTCACCGCCTCCCGGCGCGCTGGACCCGTTCTCTGCAAGGGGAACGGACGCAGGCCCTGCTCGACCGGTGGGGCGCCGGGGTGATCATCCTGAGCCGCACGGTCGGTTCGCTCCGGACGCCCATCACCCTCGGGGCGGGAGCGGCCCGGTACCCCTTCCCGCGCTTCGTCCTGTTCAGCCTCCTCGGCGCCCTGCTGCACGTCGGCGTCTGGCAGGTGGTGCTGTGGCGCTTCGGGCCCGCCCTCCTCCCCCGGCTGCAACGGGCGGGCGCCGAGGTGGCCGCGGGGCTGGCCGTGGCCCTGGTGCTGGGGCTCGGCTGGCTGTGGATCAGGAGACGGCAACGGGGTGGGTCGGCGGCGTGA
- a CDS encoding GNAT family N-acetyltransferase, with protein MGRVAYLTGFFGGSAERSFPDPALFADLWARPPLEGTGPANLVAEGGGQVVGYALGAPDPGVYGRALRAVVLRRVLPRCLGGRHTRSLAAGPYLLRALRFPSPHAPWNLYPAHLHLNLLPAARGPGLGLGRRRLEAHLRALEAAGVPGVQLSTTRENAAALILYRTCGFEEVAARVTPSWTPWLGRPVEHLALARRL; from the coding sequence TTGGGCCGCGTAGCGTACCTGACCGGGTTCTTCGGCGGGAGCGCCGAACGCTCCTTCCCGGACCCGGCGCTCTTCGCCGACCTGTGGGCGCGGCCCCCCCTGGAAGGGACGGGGCCTGCCAATCTCGTCGCGGAGGGTGGCGGTCAGGTGGTCGGCTACGCGCTGGGGGCGCCTGATCCGGGCGTGTACGGGCGCGCGCTCCGCGCTGTCGTCCTGCGCCGGGTCCTTCCCCGGTGCCTGGGCGGCCGCCACACCCGGTCCCTGGCCGCTGGCCCCTACCTGCTGCGGGCGCTGCGCTTTCCCTCCCCACACGCGCCGTGGAACCTCTACCCCGCCCACCTGCACCTCAACCTGCTTCCCGCCGCACGGGGCCCCGGGCTGGGTCTGGGTCGGCGGCGGCTCGAAGCGCACCTGCGTGCGCTGGAGGCGGCGGGTGTGCCTGGTGTTCAGCTCAGCACCACGCGCGAGAACGCGGCCGCGCTCATCCTGTACCGCACATGCGGCTTCGAGGAGGTGGCGGCCCGCGTTACCCCCTCGTGGACCCCGTGGCTGGGCCGTCCGGTCGAGCACCTTGCGCTCGCCCGCCGCCTGTGA